The following DNA comes from Bactrocera neohumeralis isolate Rockhampton unplaced genomic scaffold, APGP_CSIRO_Bneo_wtdbg2-racon-allhic-juicebox.fasta_v2 cluster11, whole genome shotgun sequence.
CTTAACATCCCGTCATATATCAGGTTTCATAGAAGCGGGCCTAAACCCGAGCCTTACGGCACTCTACTGGAGATAGTGTAGCTCCGCCCGTGTTCTCGTCCGTGTCGAATAACAATGTTCTATTTAGAAAGTAACTCGGGAAACGGTCAAaactctaaaattaaaattctgaagtcaaaattccagaatcaaaattctgggtcgacaaaattctggaaatcggaGATCCGCAATTCCTTCGctttttttggctgcatttcaaaattctggtttttcataattccggaatttacgttttccagaattaattctgaaatttttcccaaaatttgagccaaatcgtgtatcttatataaattttgcttatacatacataactagctgacccggcgaactttgtACCGCCTAACAGTCAATGAATGTGGTGTTACAGATAAGCAcaactttatgattttttgaaagcaatacaatgaatacatataatatttatagcgGCCCGGTACGTGCTtcgctacataaaaaaaaatatatttaattatttgctagctattcttgagttataaagtcacaacgaaaaatgtcattaatttttatatatatagacataagattttggaattcttacaaatgcactgccgttatggctttatgtcaacttcagtaagatgaatccAAAACATTTGGATAAacaatactttttgtttttccattttgagCATGAATAAACAAACGGCTGGGGGTACCGACTCTGGAACAGGCAACATAAAGTTGGCCAAATTCACACCACAAACGTTAAGTGTTTGCCCTTGAGCTTTGTTGATGGACATCGCAAATGATAAACGCACAGGATATTGTAATCGTTTGAATGCAAATGGCATATTCGTTGGAATCATAGGGATACGCGGTATTAAACAAACTTCTCCTTTTGATTTACCAGTTAAGATCgtagcttcaatcaaatttggcaataaattttcaCTGCCAATCTGGTGACATTACACAGTTTTGTTCGATTAATATTTCGCAATAATATAATCAAAAGAACCCACTTTACTCAAgcaatgcggtggcataccgtagttctattgaatttaaaattcagttggataattcaTTGCCTCATCTTGATTCATAGCACTGTCAATTGATTTATATGTCGTGACTACGCCTGTGAgttttgcttgaatttgaaaattaatggcATTGATATGAATGTTCTTCGGGGCTAAAATGGCGCGTTCTCTCAACTAATCATGGTTTCTGTAATTCTGaagaatatttggaaaaacacaTTCAATCAATTCATCTATCGATTTcgtaattgtacaaaaattgttcGGTACAGTGATCAATCCGTTGGTTCTGTCGATTTGTATTTTGCCATCACCAATTTGTaacaattgttttgaaaactcATGGGCAGCTGGATCATTTTGTAGGTGAATACGCATATTAATGTTCTGTgtcaatttttgtacatatctccaaAGAACTGATGACTTCAAACAGGCATTTATTTCATCAGCAGGAGTTGGCCGAGGAATGACAGGCAATGTTTGTCGAAAATTCCCTGACAGTAATATTAAAGCACCACCAAAAAGCTGTTGGTTACcacgtaaatcttgcattgttcgattaaatgcttctagtaatttttattcgccATTGTACACTCATCTCGTGCAAGTGCCCAATGCAATTTTCTgttcgatatatatatatatgttagaTAATATAACGAGaaacaaaacataacctccaaaatagttccaaaattcaaacatgtttatcggaaagataaaaaacaacattattaacaaataaagatcAAATAGATACTACATTAATGGATCATGAGaatgttcatttcttttttttcgtataacatgttcacagccatcgaattgtgtgacaatacgcacggtacatttgtttttaattcgttcagaacaagtccagttaaatgttttcttattttttcgttccaaatacatagaagaagtagccgtcgacgtttaacatgtcttttcctttattagacttcaccacagttatatttcccatcatttcacaaaaatatttagcacgtttttattaatgaaattgcagtaacacattgcttagtcagtacatatatgtatgtatgtatatgtaggtacatagtaaactaaatcattatggtagtacaaaaaagtaaatgaagaacaacaaacaaagcaataacaataacaaataaaatcatggtagtacaaaaaagtaaatgaacaacaacaaacaaagaaataacaataacaataacaaatacaatcatgcaattgtaaaaaactacttactaggcaataaaacatatgattacagaatggcaaaattctgtaattaatgattaaaaatgcgtgttgataacaaaaaagtgcgctctttttttgttatcaacacgcctttttaatcactaattacaaaattttgccattcaaaATTTTGCCATtcgaattttgcaatttagaaaTTTCAGTCCATTTTGAATTCAGAATATTGACTTCCATAACTTTGATTCCCGGTATTCCgacttccggaattatgaatgcagaatttccaaaaaagcagaattttgaccccaaccccatgttatacgaaaaaaagcaaatttatataagactagctgaccccgcagccgttgccctgcgtgaaattatgtgttttgaaatgaaaaaaatttgaaattatattctgtcgaaaatgatttatttacgatttttctacatttttttatgtagcgcaacttaataaacataactttttgatttctgttctggtgcgtaaatataaaGAGAAGaagggtttccaactcgtcagcacaccacatatatctggccgtgtgaaaaacatagcatttcccgatttccttgtgtcctgttgattgtcaacgcaagggaaattttccctggaaattgaatacgtttgaactgaaatggctgtcccttgtattcgataactacgtcataatcattcgggttccattacacagtttcggcgcatgaagattgtgaaacataataatgacagatccaactttaagacgcaaatgatgctggggcaggcttggtatggtatttggaaattccactggataatttacggtttcgtcttccttgtcaagacattcgatcgatttatatgagcgcaaacctcccggaacttgactttgaatcttccagtttaaatcactaacatcggtaattttggcagctaaaattgctcgtgcactcaagctatcgcagttacgataatttggccaatgttcggataaacattcgtgatgagttcatcttccgttgaagtgaattgacaaaagggaggtgaaattgatatcaaaccactggaagtatcaaccgaaatttgcccatttccaattcttagcgaatgcaatgtaaaatgtcatcggcaatgtcattttttcatatcccataattaacgcgaatttaaagGCGGATATGTCGAAAtaatcttcgcgaaaagtatgcgaacttcagtggcatgcgaagtactatcgcattgtccttcgtcaNNNNNNNNNNNNNNNNNNNNNNNNNNNNNNNNNNNNNNNNNNNNNNNNNNNNNNNNNNNNNNNNNNNNNNNNNNNNNNNNNNNNNNNNNNNNNNNNNNNNACATAGTTTTTTCGCCGTAAGTTTTTATGGTGGACCTGTTTGCTGCGTAGAGGTAGTTGTTTTTGTCCGGGCATCTACGTTGTTGTTGCGTCGGTAGAATTACGCTGACTTCAGCTCCCGTGTCGATGAGAAAGTTTATTGTGGATTTTTTATCTCGAACGATTAAGCGGCGGTTTTTGTCATTGAGCCTGTCGTCGGCCGCCATTGACGACAGACTAGttagtttaacttttttgcGCAAGGGCTGCGACATTTTTTAGCAACGTTACCAAATTTGTGATGGTACCAGCACAAGCCATTCGAAATGTTGTTTTGCATACCGGAACGTGACGGAGAACGGCTTCTGCTGCGACTTCTAGACCAACGATTTATGTTCGCCTTTATAGATGCTATCCCTTTCGTGATTTCGGCTAGCTGCTGCTCGATGCTGGATTGATTTCGTGTTGCTGTATCTGGAGTTTCGACCACGTGTACGTGTGGGGTGTCACTAACCTCACATATTTTGTCCGCGAGCAGGGCAACTGTGTCGAGCGGTTCGTTGCTAATGGAAATTATTAGTCGCATGTTGGAAGGTAACCGACTCATCCAAATGGACTTTAGTATATTATCGTTGATCTCGCTGCCGGCTAGACTTCGCATTTCGCGCAAGAGCTGTGATGGACGCATATCACTGAGCTCTTGTTCCTGCAGTAGCTTTTTTACACGTTTTTGCTCCGAGTCCGCGAATTGTGGTATTATTCGATTCTTTAGCGTGGTGTACAGTCCACTGTTCGGTGGATTAAGAATTATGTCCCTTATTTGGGCTAGCACGTTGCTTTCGATCGCGGCCACGACGGTGTGGTACTATGTTTTGCCGCTCGTTATACCTGCAGCGATGAATTGTGACTCGACCTGCGCCATCCACAGTTCTGGCTTTGTGTGCCAGAATGGTGGGATCCTGATGGAAACATTATCCACTTCCACGTTGTGGGTTTGGATGTCCTCTGCCAATTGACCCCGATGCTGCAAATTTTGTATTACCCGGTTTACCGCTTCTTCTTCCGTCATTTTTCGATCACGTCGGGGTCACCAATATGTGGGAAGTCcacaataattataatataaaaaactgatACAAAGTTGATGATTGacattgaaaatgaaatggagAGCGAAAATAATGAAGCGTGCTAGCAGTCGGGATGATGcgccaagaagaaggaaaaatggcggttcgtcaagctgacagcttatccagtttttgggttgccatatctatgctttttgcagagttgcatttgggGAAGAATAGGCCAGTAATTCAAAAGTAAGTCCACCTCGTACTAGAGCGCGAGTACGTGAGTCCGGCTTTTGTTTTAAAGAACACTGCTTATTTTGTGGCGATGAAGCGGATGACGAAGCAGAGAAGAAGAAAGCGCTTAATCATCGTCGGAAAATTCATAAAGCTTCTCTTCTTACATTCAAAGTTTCCATTTTAAAATTAGCTACAGATTGTTCTGATGAGGTATCAAAAGCTATCTTTGCACGTATTAATTTTGAGTTTGATTTAGTCGCTGCTGATGCAAAATACCATGACAGTTGTTACAAATCCTTAATGAGACCTAATAATGGCTGTAAAATTGGCCGTCCTCAAAGTGAGGCTATAAATTCTGCAATGgaggaaatttttaatttcattgaaagtAGTGATGATTGTCAGTTTTCGTTGGATGAATTGAAGAATGTATGTCAAAATGTAGCTTTAGAAAACAGGATTATCAAAATACGATTGAAACTAAAGTGTGGAAGTAGAATTATTATTAAGGAGAAGCCTGGAAAGttaacatttatttgttttgtagaCAATTATCAAGACATTTTAAGTCAAGCCTGTTCTGATAACAAAAACTTAAACGACAAGGAAAAACTTTGAAAGCTGCAGCAGAAATTATTCGAGAAGATATCCCAACCTGTGTGTTTGATAATACACCCGCCACCGGGTAAAATGTTTGAAGATATAAATAACGTTATTCCCGAATCATTATCTTTTTTTGGAACAAGTCATTTTTAAAAACAAGCGCCATAATTTGGATCATTTAAAGTTAGTCTGCACAAATATTAGTAATTGCATAATGACTGCTATTCGTCCTAGAATATGAAGAATATGAGTCAgattaaagaaacaaaaagaaattaggACGACAGTTAAACTCAATAAAcaatatcaataattttaatactaataaataagtATTGTTCCTGAAAATAACGTCAAAAAGGCTCGTGGAATAGGCCTACCGAGAAAACCGCGTTAAAAAAAACGCGCCGAGTCACAGGTGGTGAGGAAATTTGTGCACAATATGTAGAAGGTGATTCTTACAAGCGCGATATCTGGGAAatggtatatataaatatttttatagagaaTTTAAGATCTGCAACTTTGCTCTGGGGTactttttcgataaaactaaccgtttttgagaaaaatcctATATACTTCTTTAGTACATGGGATCGATGGGGACTTTTgacactttattttttatggtaAGCCTAAGGCCtctaaaaaatttagctttaccGGAATTTTCTTTCTTTGATCACTATTTTTATGTCTAAATTGACCGGactattcaatttaaaatctcgatgtaaaatgtgccaagtcattccatacgtcacttccagttgctgcgaacgacgcaTAAGGTTTAACAAGAatcgccgaatcgactctccatgaTCTTCGTGCacactcttagctacggctgctatatttttttcactgcgtgctagacgtggtctattcggtcgaatattacccaataatgaatgttgggtctcaagataggtgATGGTGTCGCGAATAGCAATTtcattatgttgaccataagttgagcgatgCGCGccaaacacattctttacgtGAGTTTTCCTAATAAATTGAcggatttgtaaacgttgttcaagcgtagatagatagatagataaatgttatgaggtaatgcaccgcgacctagggtctttTGTGCCCTCTACGATATCACATGTCTTCCCAGAGTCCCAACAGCCTGAATAGCGCTAGGAGTTTGCCgggcgctactgaggtgatgtgatccctgctgatatagatggaatccagggccttaagccttttTCCACAGATTGTTGTGCAATCCAGGattaggtgtgctggtgtttcctgttccaggtcgcagaaccCGCAGTTAGCACAGGAgcctatgcccatgttggacaagggcttcctgagcctgcagtgccctgtgtaaATTGCGACGAGGAGACGGAATTTGTCACGGGGGAGGTGAATAAGTTCCTTGAACCTGGAGAGACTGTATCCCCCCAGTAGCAGTTTGGCGTAGCGCATGCCTGATGATTGTTGCCAATGCCGTTCTCTCTCCGTTCTTTCCTCCGTGCGGAGAAGCTCCTTAAAAGTGCGGGATCCTACCGCTATGTATGGTTCTGGTCCCATCACCTTCGACGCTGCCGCAGCGCGGGCCAGTTCGTCGGCCTTCtcgtttccttctattcctTTGTGCCCTagcacccaaattaggtgcacccgGTTGCACAAGGACAGGCGGTTTAGCCTTTCTATGCATTCCTCAACTAAAAGCGATTTGATTTTATATGATGAAATTGCCTTtagtgccgcttggctatcacTGAGAATAGCTATATGCTGGTTGTGATAGTTGCGGCTGAGGTTGACTTCAGCGCACTGACCTATGGCAAAAACTTCAGCCTGGAAGATACTTGGGAAAGGGCCAGCTGGACAGCTTAGTACGCGGTCCCGCAATACCTGCCCCAATATCCTCCGGTGTTTTTGAGCCATCAGTGTACCACTGAATGGTACTGTCTTCCAGCAGTCTTTCCAACGTGGAATCTCTCCACTCCGTCTTGCTGCCGAGAGtaactttgaaatttcttttgaagtttattttcttcgttGTGCCCTCCTTTGGAAAGAGGACTAGCGGTGTGCTTTCCGCCAGTACGTCCATCTGTCTGGAGGACATTAACTTTCCTCTACCGCAGCCTTCTGCtgacattagcagcatggtGTGGTTTGCTGCTTGTTTTATCACCTgatgcagcggtgtgagctccaATATGACTTCCAGTGCCACAGTGGGGCATGTGCGCATTGCCCCCGAAGCACAGACACAGGCAAGTCTTTGAAGCTTTGATAGTTCACGGATCACCGAAGACTGAGCTACTTTGGTGGCCCAAGCCACCGCTTCATAGGTGATAATAGGCCTTActatcatggtatacagccatctaATGATTCCTGGCTTACAACCCCATGATCTGCCGGCCAGGCGTCTGCATACCATAAGTGCTCTAGTTGCTTTGGACAGCGTTAAGTCCAAATGCCTACTCCACCGTTGTGATGAGTCTGAAGTGAGGCCAAGAAATTTGACCTCTTTCTACATTTCCACCTCTGTGCCTCCTAATGTTAGGGACCTCAGGCCCGGAAGAGATCTCCGCCTAGTGAATGGGACTACGGTAGTTTTTGCTGGGTTGAAGTTTAGCCCTACCGTGTTGCACCGTCCTTTCGCCAGGTTTAAGACCCTTTGGACAATGTCACAGAGAGTGTTTTCAAATCTGCCTCTCGCCATTATGACGATGTCATCCGCGTACCCTTGACAGCGGATTCCTTTGCTGGCGAGCAACTCGAGGAGTTCGTCTACTACCAAACTCCAAAGCAGAGGGGATAGTACTCCCCCCTGTCGGCAGCCCCTTGTGGTGCCAAGACGAATCTTGCTTTCCCCCACCGTTGTTTCCGCTACCCTAGTACGCGTAATAGAACAGCCAGTGAAAAACGTAGAATCGTGGCTCGTGCCAGCTggcacgacctatcttatgggcgcgcaatgtaactgCACAGTGAAAAccgctactcccttctctctttggcgtgggatgacgtgagaattcacgacatttcgatttttgccgtggaaacgtgtcagctgattgctctctcacaattcagggttgccaatatcgatacactgtagtaattatcaacttttataattcaatctgtttcaatatgtttgaaattttcataaaataactcaaagtcagagtcgaatgctattatttataaatatgtaaactatttttaatagttagttttcagttttgatattgtatattgtaaaaaattgtaattgaaaacaaagatgtgctcaaaactatatatgcgtattgggcAATgccaacattgttcaaatgtaaacaaacaaagatggctgatttctgcgtttttaccaccttttgtgcacacattttgccgatgaggaaggaaggcagtagcgtttttcactggctgTGCTATAAGTCTTTCGAAGATGAAATGGGTTGTCACAGCGAACAGACGTGTTTTATCTTTGCTCCGTTttccaatatttatatatatatataaaaataagtccgTATATGTACGTCGCCGAACTAATCATAAACGCGTAGtgcgatttcaaccaaacttataCACTACGTAGGCAGTGGCCCATATATGGTTTATatgaagtttggttgaaatccgGTAACGCATGTGTGTGCGGTGCGTATGTGAAGTGAGTGTTTTTTTGCCGCAGGCATTTTTTGTACCGCATACAGCATTCATtagtattgaatatattttggtCGTTTGTGGATTGGAGAGCATTGCACGGAGTGATGCATATAGCAATTTGTTATCATTTCTCTTTACTCTTTGGACGTCATTGGTGATTCATCTTatcataatcgatttttgaaaatattattttcttcgcattttttggtgagtattttgataaaaataaattaattttcgttctaatcatcgttttaatttgaatattttgttaaaaaaaaattaaaaaaaaaaaaaacaaagattaatgagataaaaatcgattgttttgctAAACAAGTGTTCTGATTGTTACAAGTGCAAGAGCTGACATTGGACGTCGGTCGCGTAGAACGCAAAATAGATCCAGCGAAAGGGAAAAATCAATCGCAAGAACAGCGATAACAAGAGATTGCAAATACAAGGGAACACGCAAGATCGCGTTCAGATCGATCGTAGGCCGACAAGTACGAGTATTAATCAAAATGTTCAAAGGCGTGCCGCACAATTGCAAGCATTGTTTCATGAACATAATGATTTGATTAATACTTTTCGGACAGCACTTGATCAGATGCCGTCTGATGATCATAAGATCGTGATTCGTGCTGATGGAAGACCAATCGGAGAACACGAACGAAGATTTAATGCACCTATAAATAATGAAGTTGCTGTGGTGATTGTCGGCGATGAGTTTCAGTCACGTGATATTGTATTGCGTAGAAGAAATAATCAATTACAAAGTGTTTGTGAAACACATCGCTCTTACGATGCCCTACAGTACCCAATTTTGTTTTGTCGGGCTGAAGATGGATactctattaatttaaaaatggtagATCCCGCAAACCCACGTGagtgtttgttgtgtttaatatactcttccaattttgtttaacaagaattagtatgaaatgatttaaatttccaaTTGTTATTTTTCTCTTCAGAAcgtgaagtcaataaaaatgtcagCGCTATGAACTATTATGCACATAGAATTATAATACGACAAAATCaggaaaatcatattttgaaatgtcgGAGACTCTTTCATCAATATGTCGTAGACATGTATGCAAAGATAGAAACAAAGCGTTTGAACTTTATTCGATTCAATCAACGAAAGTTGCGATCAGAAgagtatatatgcatgtacatctCCGCGATGCAATCAATAATGATGGAAATGTTGACAATGTTGGACAAGTTGTTATTTTACCAGCAAGTTACAGAGGCAGTCCAAGGCACATGCATGAATAAGCACAAGATGCCATTTGCTATATTCGTTTGTATGGTCGACCAGATAtgtttattacatttacatgtaatccACAATGGGACGAAATCatgcaatatttatatgaagGGCCATCTTCTACAGACCGTCTCGACATAACTGCACGAGTATTTAGAC
Coding sequences within:
- the LOC126766039 gene encoding uncharacterized protein LOC126766039 produces the protein MTEEEAVNRVIQNLQHRGQLAEDIQTHNVEVDNVSIRIPPFWHTKPELWMAQVESQFIAAGITSGKTYGLYTTLKNRIIPQFADSEQKRVKKLLQEQELSDMRPSQLLREMRSLAGSEINDNILKSIWMSRLPSNMRLIISISNEPLDTVALLADKICEVSDTPHVHVVETPDTATRNQSSIEQQLAEITKGIASIKANINRWSRSRSRSRSPSRSGMQNNISNGLCWYHHKFGNVAKKCRSPCAKKLN